In one Bacillus sp. PK3_68 genomic region, the following are encoded:
- a CDS encoding prohibitin family protein: protein MEQQTKKKKNNRKILGGSIVAVVLVVGIALLSLFIEKIPNGYVGVVYSPNGGVQDETLGQGWHLVGLFDKVTKYPVRMQTVNYKDIQVATSDGKSVTVDFAYNYSIQPDKVVAVFNKFGPVEVEQIEESYLRTRLWAAGRKAVAKYSVIDTYGEKSSEAASKVQDLFADDVGRLGFTVDNLTLGVPKPDKSTQAAIDKRVEAAQELERKQIELKIAQAEAEKKKIEAEGIAKYNEIIKKSISKEVIQNKWIEKWDGKMPRATGSNQLIEIPIDDAPSQSSQ, encoded by the coding sequence ATGGAACAACAAACAAAAAAGAAAAAAAATAACCGTAAAATTTTGGGAGGATCTATTGTTGCTGTTGTCTTAGTAGTCGGGATTGCTTTATTGTCATTATTTATTGAAAAAATACCAAATGGGTACGTCGGCGTTGTGTATAGCCCAAATGGCGGTGTTCAAGATGAAACGCTTGGCCAAGGTTGGCATCTTGTCGGCTTATTTGACAAAGTGACAAAATATCCGGTTAGAATGCAAACTGTTAATTATAAAGATATTCAAGTTGCTACGTCTGATGGGAAAAGCGTGACTGTCGACTTTGCCTACAACTACAGTATCCAGCCTGATAAAGTAGTAGCTGTCTTTAACAAGTTTGGTCCGGTGGAAGTAGAGCAAATTGAAGAGTCCTACCTGCGCACACGCCTGTGGGCGGCTGGCCGTAAAGCTGTTGCTAAATACTCCGTTATTGATACATATGGAGAAAAATCCTCCGAAGCCGCTTCAAAGGTTCAAGATCTATTTGCTGACGATGTCGGCCGGTTAGGCTTTACCGTTGATAACCTGACACTTGGCGTGCCAAAACCCGATAAATCTACTCAGGCTGCCATCGACAAGCGTGTAGAAGCTGCCCAGGAGCTTGAGAGAAAGCAAATAGAATTAAAAATTGCTCAAGCAGAGGCTGAGAAGAAAAAAATCGAAGCTGAAGGGATTGCCAAATATAACGAAATTATTAAGAAGTCTATTTCTAAAGAAGTGATCCAGAATAAATGGATTGAAAAATGGGATGGAAAAATGCCAAGAGCTACTGGCTCCAATCAGCTAATTGAAATTCCGATTGACGATGCCCCTTCCCAGTCAAGTCAATGA